The Alysiella filiformis sequence AAAAAAATGTAGAACCCGATGTGGTGTTTGAAGCCCTTGAAGTGGCTTTGGGCATTGCCGCCAAGAAAAAAGCCGACCGCGAACACATGGATTTGGAAGTCCGCATTCACCGCGAAACAGGCGAATACCGCACCGTGCGCCGTTGGTTAATCGTAGAAGATTTGGACTACACCTACCCCGAATTGGAAAAAACCATCGAGCAAATTCAAGAAGAGCAGCCTGAAATCCAAATTGCCGTTGGCGAATATTACGAAGAAGACATTCCCAACGAAGCCTTTGGTCGCCAAGCCGCCCAAACCGCCAAACAAATCATCTTACAAAAAATCCGCGATGCCGAACGCGAACAAATTTTAAACGGCTTTTTGTCCACCCGCGAAGACATTGTGATTGGCACAGTCAAACGCGTGGAACGCCACGGCATCATCGTGGAAATCGCCCCCAAATTGGACGCGCTCATTCCACGCGAACATTGCCTGCCACGCGAAAATTATCGTGGTGGCGACCGCATTCGCGCCCTGTTTTTGAAAGTGGAAGAATTCAATGGCGGTCGCAAACAGGTTTTGTTGAGCCGCTCTTCTAACGACTTTTTGCGTAAACTGTTTGAACAAGAAGTGCCTGAAATCGCCGATGGCTTGTTGGAAATCCGCGAAGTGGCACGCGATGCAGGACAACGCGCCAAAATCGCCGTCAAATCCAACGACCAACGCATTGACCCACAAGGCACTTGCATTGGCGTACGCGGTTCGCGCGTGAATGCCGTTTCAAACGAAATCGGTGGCGAACGCATTGATGTGGTGTTGTGGTCTGACGATACGGCAGAATTTGTGATTAACGCGCTCTCGCCTGCCAAAGTGTCGCGCATTGTGATTGACGATGAGAAAAACGCCATTGACGTGATTGTGGAAGAAGACCAACTGGCTTTGGCAATCGGTCGCGGCGGACAAAACGTGCGCTTGGCAGCAGAATTAACTGGCTTGCAACTGAACATCATGACTTCACAAGAAGCCCAAGAACGCGATTTGGCACAAGCCAATGCCTTGCGCGATATGTTCATGTCGCAACTGAATGTGGGCGAAGACATTGCCCAAGCCCTGATTGACGCTGAATTTACCGAATTGGAAGAAGTGGCTTTCGTCCCCATGAGCGATTTGACCGACATTGAGGGCGTGGACGATGCGCTGGCTGAAAATCTGCGCAATAAAGCGCGTGAAGTGCTGCTGCAAGCAGAATTGGCTGCCGAAGAAAAATTGAACAACATCGCCGATGATTTGCGCAATTTGGAAGGCATGGACGATGATATGTTGCGCGACTTGGTTGATGCCAACATCACCAACCGCGATGAACTGGCTGAATTGGCGATTGATGAATTGATTGAAATCACAGGCGTGAGCAAAGAAGAAGCCGAACAAGTCATTTTGGCAGCACGCGCGCACTGGTTTGCCGATGACGCAGAATAAGGAACACAAACATGAGTAACAATCGCAATAACAAACCCGAAGTGGAACACAAGGGCGGCAAAAAAGTCAAAATGTCGCGCGAGGAAATGTTGGCGCAACTGAAAGCAGAACAATCTGCCCAAACCGCCAAAACCGAAACCCCTGCCACACCCGCTCCTGCCAACACCGCACCGCAGCCTGAAAATGCGTCTGCCCCTTTGTCTGCCGAAGACGCGGAACGCGCCGCCAAAAAAGCCGCCGCTGAAGCAGAAGCTGCCAAATTGAAAGCTGCCAAAGCCGCCAAGTCTGCCAAATCCGAAACGGCAAAAACGGTTAAAGAAACCGTTGCAGACAGCCCCGAAACGCCCAGCGTAAGCACCGAAAACAGCAGCGAAAAGCAGCCTGAAAAAGCCCCTGCCGCGCCCAGCGACAATGCACCTGCTGGCGAAAATGGCGAAACCAAAGAAAAACGCAAACGCTCTCGTGGCGGTCGCAATCGCAATAAAAACAAAGACAAAGATGGCGCACCCGAAGCCGTTCCCACTTTGGTTGAAGTGGTAAACGCTGAAGAAGCTGCTCGCCGCGAAGCCGAAGCCGAGCAAGAACGCAAACGCCGCGAAGCCCAAGAAGCCCTGTTGCGCGAAAAACAAGAACGCGCCGAACGCCAAGCACGCCGCGAAGCCGCCAAAGCCCAAGCTGCCGAAGAAGCTCGCTTGGCTGCCGCCGCCAAAAAAGAAGGCAAAGACGGCAAAGGCGTACGCACCGCCAAGCCTTCCGAAGAAAAATTGGCACAAAAAGCAGCAGAAACCAAATCCCCCAAACCCATCGCCAAAACCAACGACAAAGCCAGCAAACCTGCTGAAAAAGTCGCCAAACCCGTTTCAGGCAGCCTGAACGATGAAAACCCCAGCAGCGGCAGCCGCAAAAAAGACGACCGCCGCCACAGTCGCGATGATGACGCACCCAAAGGCAAAGGTGGCAAAAACGTCAAAGGCGGTCGCAACGACAGCCGCAATGCAGGTGGCGATGATGAGCGCGTACGCGGTGGCAACAAAAAAGCGAAAAAACTCAAACTCGCGCCCAACCAACACGCATTCCAAGCCCCAACCGAACCTGTGGTTCACGAAGTGCTGGTGCCTGAAACCATTACCGTAGCCGATTTGGCGCACAAAATGGCAGTAAAAGGCGTGGAAGTGGTCAAAACGCTGATGAAAATGGGCATGATGGTTACGATTAACCAATCGCTTGACCAAGACACCGCCCTGCTCGTGGTAGAAGAAATGGGACACATCGGCAAACCTGCCGCCATTGACGACCCAGATGCCTTCTTGAACGATGACAGCACCCATGTTGATGCGGAAATGTTGCCACGTCCACCCGTTGTTACCGTGATGGGACACGTTGACCACGGTAAAACTTCGCTGCTTGACCACATTCGCAAAACGCGCGTGGTGTCGGGCGAGGCTGGTGGCATTACGCAACACATTGGCGCGTATCATGTGGAAACGCCACGCGGTGTGGTCACGTTTTTGGATACCCCTGGTCATGAAGCTTTTACCGCCATGCGTGCGCGTGGTGCAAAAGCCACCGACATCGTGATTTTGGTGGTGGCAGCCGATGATGGCGTGATGCCGCAAACCGTTGAAGCCATTGCCCACGCCAAAGCCGCAGGTGTGCCGATTGTGGTTGCCGTGAACAAAATTGACAAAGATTCCGCCAACCCCGAACGCATTCGCCAAGAATTGACCCAACACGAAGTCGTGTGCGATGAATGGGGTGGCGATGTGCAATTTGTGGACGTGTCTGCCAAACACGGCATCAACATTGACAAATTGTTGGAAGCCGTGTTGTTGGAAGCGGAAGTGTTGGAATTGAAAGCCCCAGTCGCAGCACCTGCCAAAGGCTTGATTGTGGAAGCGAAATTGGACAAAGGTCGCGGTGCGGTTGCCACCTTGTTGGTGCAAAGCGGTACTTTGCGTAAAGGCGATATGCTGTTGGCTGGCACCACGTTCGGTAAAATCCGCGCCATGTTGGACGAAAACGGCAAACCTATTGACGAGGCTGGTCCTTCTATCCCCGTAGAAATTTTGGGTTTGTCGGACGTACCCAATGCAGGCGAAGACGCGCTGGTGTTAGCGGACGAGAAAAAAGCGCGTGAAGTTGCCCTGTTCCGTCAAGGCAAATTCCGTGATGTGCGTTTGGCAAAACAACAAGCCGCCAAATTGGAAAACATGTTCAACAACATGGGCGAAAATCAAGCACAAAACTTGTCTATCATCATCAAAGCAGATGTGCAAGGTTCTTACGAAGCTTTGGCAGGCAGCCTGCAAAAATTGTCCACCGATGAAGTGCGTGTACAAGTCTTGCACAGTGGCGTGGGCGGCATTTCTGAAAGTGATGTGAACTTGGCGATTGCTTCGGGTGCGTTGATTATTGCGTTTAACGTGCGCGCGGACAATGCTGCGCGTAAATTGGCAGAAACCGAAGACGTGGAAATCCGCTACTACAACATCATTTACGATGCGATTGACGATGTGAAAGCGGCAATGAGCGGCATGTTGTCGCCCGAAGAGAAAGAACAAATCACGGGTACGGTGGAAATCCGCCAAGTCATTACGGTGTCCAAAGTCGGCAATATTGCAGGCTGTATGGTTACGGACGGCTTGGTCAAACGCGACAGCAAAGTGCGCTTGATTCGCAACAATGTGGTGATTCACACGGGTGAATTGTCATCGCTCAAACGCTTTAAAGACGATGTAAAAGAAGTGAAAATGGGCTTTGAATGCGGTTTGATGATTAAAAACTTCAATGAAATCATGGAAGGCGACCAACTGGAATGCTTTGACGTGGTGGAAGTGGCGCGTACGCTGTAATCGCGTTTGAATGAAAACAGGCAGCCTAAAAACGGAGAAATCGGTTTTCAGGCTGCCTTTCAGTACACGACAAAAATCTTTCAGGCTGCCTGCAACCGGTCCCCTCCCCTGCTGGCGGGGGAGGGTTAGGGTGGGGGTGGTACGTTGCGTTTCTAACCTCCACCCCAGCCCTCCCCCTTGCATAGGGGGAGGGGGTAGGCTTGTGGCAATATCAAAAAATGTCGTGTACTGAAAGGCTAAAACCTTTGCAAAACCTACTTTTAAACTGACGTAGGGGCGGATTTCATATCCGCCCTTTTTTCAATTTATTGATAAGAATGAAAATTTCTGCGAACCTAAACGGGGCAGATATGAAATCTGCCCCTACAAACCGAGTTTTGCAAAGGTTTCAGGCTGCCTGAAAAACACCATGCGCCATCATCACAAACCACAGCTTTTCACCGACACAACATAGCTTTTCAACAATTTGGGCGTTAAAAGATGATTGCCTGAAACATTTAAATCATTTATTTTTTTGATGTTTTTCATGCGAACTTGATAATACGGTTGTGCAGTACGCATGTGCGACCAATGCCAGATTTCTTCCGCATGACCGCCATTGCGCCCGTGTGCATAGACTTGGCAAAAACCGAATTTTCGCGCATTTTTTTGCAACCAACCCAGCGTTTTTTGACCATCAACGCCTGCCCAATAGCTCAATTTCAAACTGTTTACGTCCACATCAGTCCCCCAATGGTGGCGGCTGAAAGCAGGTGGACTGGAATAGCGCAGTATCACGCGCAAACGCGTTTTATCGCGCCCCGAAGTGCGTTGCCATTTGCGTTGCCAAATGTTTTTCTGATGTGAATAAGAACGAAAGGCGGAAATCACGCGTATGTTCACGCCATCTTGACGGGCTGCGCGTATCATGCGTTCCAAATCGGGCATGACATCTTTTTGAATGTATTCGGTTTTGTTGGTGTATTTGCTGGGAATGCGTGTGAAACGGCTGTCTTTTTGTGGCGAAACCATGCCGCTGACTTGATTGAGTGTGGGTGTGGCTGCCCACAAACCAATGGGCAACATATTGATAAACAAAAATACAAGAAACTTTGCTTTCCACATGGCATTTCAAACAAATGATTCAATGACAAAGCGGGTATTGTAATGGATTTGATGATTTCAGGCTGCCTGAAAAATGCAATGTGTGGATACAGTAAACAATATCGTTTCAATATCCCCAATCATTAAGCCACCGTTTTCAGGCAGCCTGAAATCATTTTCGCAATCGCAAGGCATTCCACACCACAATCAGTGAGCTGGCACTCATGCCTATGGCGGCAAACAGGGGTGTTACCCAGCCCAACATCGCCATCGGCACAACCAGCAAATTGTAGCCTGTTGCCCACCACAGGTTTTGTTGAATGATTTTTTGTGTGCGTTTGGCTTGCAACAACATGGTGGGCAATGCCGCCAAATCATCGTGCAGCAACACCACATCTGCGCCATCTCGTGCCACATCTGCGCTACCTGCCACGGCAACCGACACATCGGCGGCTGCCAACACGGGCGCATCGTTAATCCCATCGCCCAACATCAAAACGCGCTTGTTTTGCTGTTGCAGGGTTTGCACATAGTGCAGTTTGTCTTCGGGCGTGGCGTTGGCGCGGTGGTGGGCAATGTTTAGGGTTTGCGCCAATTGGGATACGGCGGCTTCGTTGTCGCCACTCAAAATGTGTAAATTGATGTTTTGTTGAGCCAATTTTTGCAACATGTTTTCGGCATCGTGTTTGACCGTGTCTTGCAAAATAAAGGCTGCCTGAAAACCTTGCTGGTTGCCCAAGGCGATTAAGCTGCCTTGTTTTGCCCATTCTGCCCATTGTGGCGACAGGCTGCCTGAAATGTCTGCCACAAATTCAGGTTTGCCAATCGCCCAAATTTGCGTTTGATTGTGAAACGTGATTTGTGCCGATACGCCGTGTCCGATTTTGTTCAATTTTTGTGCAATGAGCAGGGGCGCGGTGGCGGTGTGTGGCAAATTCAAAATGGCTTGGGCGATGGGGTGTTCGGATTGTTGCTCCAACAATTTGGCGATGGCAATCAGTTCATCGTTGTTCA is a genomic window containing:
- the nusA gene encoding transcription termination factor NusA, which encodes MSREILALAEALASEKNVEPDVVFEALEVALGIAAKKKADREHMDLEVRIHRETGEYRTVRRWLIVEDLDYTYPELEKTIEQIQEEQPEIQIAVGEYYEEDIPNEAFGRQAAQTAKQIILQKIRDAEREQILNGFLSTREDIVIGTVKRVERHGIIVEIAPKLDALIPREHCLPRENYRGGDRIRALFLKVEEFNGGRKQVLLSRSSNDFLRKLFEQEVPEIADGLLEIREVARDAGQRAKIAVKSNDQRIDPQGTCIGVRGSRVNAVSNEIGGERIDVVLWSDDTAEFVINALSPAKVSRIVIDDEKNAIDVIVEEDQLALAIGRGGQNVRLAAELTGLQLNIMTSQEAQERDLAQANALRDMFMSQLNVGEDIAQALIDAEFTELEEVAFVPMSDLTDIEGVDDALAENLRNKAREVLLQAELAAEEKLNNIADDLRNLEGMDDDMLRDLVDANITNRDELAELAIDELIEITGVSKEEAEQVILAARAHWFADDAE
- the infB gene encoding translation initiation factor IF-2, with the protein product MSNNRNNKPEVEHKGGKKVKMSREEMLAQLKAEQSAQTAKTETPATPAPANTAPQPENASAPLSAEDAERAAKKAAAEAEAAKLKAAKAAKSAKSETAKTVKETVADSPETPSVSTENSSEKQPEKAPAAPSDNAPAGENGETKEKRKRSRGGRNRNKNKDKDGAPEAVPTLVEVVNAEEAARREAEAEQERKRREAQEALLREKQERAERQARREAAKAQAAEEARLAAAAKKEGKDGKGVRTAKPSEEKLAQKAAETKSPKPIAKTNDKASKPAEKVAKPVSGSLNDENPSSGSRKKDDRRHSRDDDAPKGKGGKNVKGGRNDSRNAGGDDERVRGGNKKAKKLKLAPNQHAFQAPTEPVVHEVLVPETITVADLAHKMAVKGVEVVKTLMKMGMMVTINQSLDQDTALLVVEEMGHIGKPAAIDDPDAFLNDDSTHVDAEMLPRPPVVTVMGHVDHGKTSLLDHIRKTRVVSGEAGGITQHIGAYHVETPRGVVTFLDTPGHEAFTAMRARGAKATDIVILVVAADDGVMPQTVEAIAHAKAAGVPIVVAVNKIDKDSANPERIRQELTQHEVVCDEWGGDVQFVDVSAKHGINIDKLLEAVLLEAEVLELKAPVAAPAKGLIVEAKLDKGRGAVATLLVQSGTLRKGDMLLAGTTFGKIRAMLDENGKPIDEAGPSIPVEILGLSDVPNAGEDALVLADEKKAREVALFRQGKFRDVRLAKQQAAKLENMFNNMGENQAQNLSIIIKADVQGSYEALAGSLQKLSTDEVRVQVLHSGVGGISESDVNLAIASGALIIAFNVRADNAARKLAETEDVEIRYYNIIYDAIDDVKAAMSGMLSPEEKEQITGTVEIRQVITVSKVGNIAGCMVTDGLVKRDSKVRLIRNNVVIHTGELSSLKRFKDDVKEVKMGFECGLMIKNFNEIMEGDQLECFDVVEVARTL
- a CDS encoding M15 family metallopeptidase; this encodes MWKAKFLVFLFINMLPIGLWAATPTLNQVSGMVSPQKDSRFTRIPSKYTNKTEYIQKDVMPDLERMIRAARQDGVNIRVISAFRSYSHQKNIWQRKWQRTSGRDKTRLRVILRYSSPPAFSRHHWGTDVDVNSLKLSYWAGVDGQKTLGWLQKNARKFGFCQVYAHGRNGGHAEEIWHWSHMRTAQPYYQVRMKNIKKINDLNVSGNHLLTPKLLKSYVVSVKSCGL